Within the Pseudomonadota bacterium genome, the region GCGGTGATGGCATGGTTTTCATCCATGCCGGCGGCACGGTGATCACCAAAAAGCTGGTCAATGAACAGCTGCGGGTAGACACCGGCTGCATCGTCGCTTTCACCGGTGGAATTGATTATGACATCCAGCGGGCCGGCAGCCTGAAATCCATGTTTTTCGGCGGTGAAGGACTTTTCCTGGCCACCCTCCAGGGTACCGGGACGGTACTGCTCCAAAGCCTCCCCTTCTCCCGCCTGGCGGATCGGGTTCTGGCCCACGCTCCCCGGGCCGGTGGCAGTCGCAAGGGTGAAGGATCAGTGCTGGGAAGTCTCGGAAACCTGCTTGACGGTGATTAAATCAGCAAAACCTATCCACTAACGTTCGGAAAAAAACCATGAACGGAAAGATATTTTTTACTGTCTTCGCTACCGTTTTCCTGGCTGAGCTGGGAGATAAAACCCAGCTGGCCACCATGCTGTTTGCCGCCGACCGGCATGCCGACAAATTAACCATTTTCGCGGCCGCGGCCCTGGCTCTGATCTGCACTTCAGCCATCGGAGTTTTGGCCGGCACTCTGCTCTCACGCTATGTGGAAACCAGACAGTTAGCCATTCTGGCTGGAGTTGTTTTTATTACCATCGGCATCTGGACCATCGCCAAAGCATGGTAAATGAGATAAATAGAAATTATCTTTATGCAAAAACCAGCAACAGAAAAACTTAAAAATGAGATCGGCACCGCCGATTGGCCATTACTGAAACCCCATGCCGAACGTGGAGTTCTGCTGCTGATCCATCCTCAACTTGATTTGCTTGAAGTTGCCGTGCAGGTGGCCGAAGATCGAGCTGAACAAATTCGGATGTGGCTTGATGACGGTAAAATAACCCGACCAACCCCGACCCAGATGGAACAATGGGAAACGGGGAATACCATATTTACCTGTATCATCGTACAGCCCTTTGTCCTGGTTCAATTACCTTCATAAAAAAAGCATATTGAGACAGTTTTCAAAAACCGCTGAAATGTTTTCACCGGGAAAGAACGGCTGAAAACAGATGGAGAATTGATTATGATCAGGGCAAACCTGGGACGTCATGCCAAGATAGTTGCCACCCTGGGACCGGCTTCATCTTTGGTGGAGATGATCGCCGCTTTGATTGTGGCGGGGATGAATGTCGCCCGTATCAACATGAGCCATGGAACCTATGAAAGTCACGCGGCGCTGATTAAAAACATCCGGGAAGCTTCCAGAGAGACCGGGCTGGAAGTTGCCATTCTCATTGACCTCCAGGGACCGAAAATCCGGATTGATAAACTGTCGGCACCTCTGCAGTTGCGGAAAGGTGAAACCTGGATGATTGGAGCCACTAAAGCCCGGAATCGCCACCCGGAATACCATGACCGCTTCATCCCCACCACCTATGAACGGCTGGTCTCAGACTGTCGGGATGGCGACCGGATCCTTTTTGCCGATGGGATGATCAGCGCCCGGGCTGTAGCCCGCAAAGGGGATACCTATCAAATCAAAGTGGAAGTCGGCGGAGAGCTGACCTCAAACAAAGGAATTAACCTGCCGGATTCTATCGTCACCACTTCCAGTTTCACCGAAAAAGACCGGCTGGATCTGGCTTTCGGCCTCAAACATCAAATTGATTATGTTGCGCTCTCCTTTGTCCGTAAACGAGAAGATGTACTCCAGGTCAAAGAGGCAATCAGCAAACAGGAAAATGACATCCCGGTGGTGGCCAAGATTGAAAATCCGGAAGGCATCAAAAATATCCTGGAAATCATTGAGGCCGCGGATGCAATCATGGTGGCCCGCGGCGACATGGGGGTTGAAATCGGCAATCACCTGGTGCCAACCATCCAAAAGCAGATTATCAACCGCTGTAATAATCAGGGCGTGCCGGTCATTACCGCCACCCAGATGCTGGAATCTATGATTGAAAGTCCAATACCAACCAGGGCCGAAGCCAGCGATGTGGCCAACGCCATCTGGGACGGAACCGACGCGGTTATGCTCAGTGCTGAAACAGCTTCCGGCAAGTATCCCTTAGCGGCCATAAGCATGATGGGGAAAATTATCAGCGAAGCGGAAAAAACCCCCAAAGAACGTCCCAGCCTGAGGAACCTCGATCTGGCCCGGGTGGATGATGCCATCATGCTGACCGCCTCCCTGCTGGCGGAAAAAATCGGCGCCAAGCGGATCCTGGCGGTCAGCGAATCCGGCCATTCCTGCCTGCGAATCACCCAGTATCGACCCAGAGTTTCCATCCTCGGGATTTCGCACCATAGGCGAGTAGTCAGAAAAATGTGCCTTTTCTGGGGTGTCAGCCCATTTTTCCTCAAAGATTACCAGGAAGACCACCCTGATCTGGAAACCGATGTTATCAGGGAAGTCAGGGAACGCTGCCAGCTGAATAATGGCGACCGAATTGTCATTACCCGGGGAAGCGGGAAATTTTTCGCCAGCGGCAGTGCCAATTCCGTCCGGGTAGAAACGATTAATCTGAACCCGATGGAACAATAAAAACTTCCTATTCGAGACAGGCGAAGCCATCAGCTTTACTTAAAACCCGGAATGGTGTATTGATGCTGGTCTTTAAAAAAATATAATCCGGTAAAATAGCATAAAATTTGGGGACACCATCGAGACGGGACTGCGAACCTGGAAGATAACCCCCAAAAAAAAGCGGATTGCAATCTGCCATTAAAGTTGGAATAATGTCCCCAAACGAACAGGAACTGACACTGCCCAACCGCGTCCAGAAACTGGCGGTAAACGATAAAACCGTTTACCTGCTGGGAACCGCTCACGTCTCCCGGGAAAGTGTTGAGGATGTAGAAAAAACCATCCGGCTGATCAGGCCGGATGCGGTCGGCGTTGAGTTGTGCCTGGCCCGCTACCAGGCTCTTAACCGGCAGGATGCCTGGAAACAGATGGATATTGTCAAGGTGGTCAGGGAAAAGAAAGCCTTGTTTCTTCTGGCTCAACTAGCCATGACTTCCTTCTACCGCAAAATCGGCGATCAACTGGGAGTGCAGCCCGGCGCTGAAATGATTGCCGGCTACCAGGTGGCGGAAGAAACCGGTGCCACGCTGGTGTTGGCCGACCGCAGCATTGAAATCACCCTGAAAAGGGTCTGGGGATACCTGAATTTCTGGAACAAGTTGAAAATGACCGGCCATCTCCTGTTCAGCCTCTTAAGTTCTGAGGAAATTGACGCGGGTCTCATTGAAGAAATGAAAGAGCAGGACCAGCTTGACCATATTCTTGAATCCCTGGGGGAATCTTTTCCCGAAGTCAAAAAACGGCTGATTGATGAACGTGATATTTATTTGGCCCAGAAAATCAGGGAAGCCCCTGGAAAAACCGTAGTTGCCGTGGTTGGTGCCGGTCATGTTCCGGGCATTATGAAATACATCCAGGAAGATCATGATCTGAAATCAATTACCAGCCTGCCACCAAAGTCATGGGTCCCTGGAGTGTTGAAATGGGCAATCCCCGGATTAATCGTGGCGATGCTGATCGGCGGCTTTTTCAAGGGCGGCAGCCAGTTCTCCCTGCATTCCATCTATATCTGGATCCTGGTTAACGGCCTGCTTGCCGGACTGGGCGCAGCCGTGGCCCTGGCCCATCCATTGACAATTCTGTCATCAATTCTGGCCGCCCCGCTCACCAGTCTGAATCCCCTGGTAGCCGCCGGCTGGATCTCCGGGATGGTTCAGGCCTATGTAAAAAAGCCGACGGTGGCCGATCTCGAAGATTTGCCCAATGCCATTTCTTCCGTAAAAGGATTCTGGCTGAACCCAGCCTGCCGCATCCTGCTGGTGGTCGTCCTGGCAAATCTGGGCAGTTCCATCGGCACCTTTATCTCCGGCAGCTGGATTGCCGCCCGCATGTTTTAACTAAGTCAAGCAATTAGCTGTTGGCCATTAGCATTTAGCTTCGTAAAATCA harbors:
- a CDS encoding AIM24 family protein, which translates into the protein GDGMVFIHAGGTVITKKLVNEQLRVDTGCIVAFTGGIDYDIQRAGSLKSMFFGGEGLFLATLQGTGTVLLQSLPFSRLADRVLAHAPRAGGSRKGEGSVLGSLGNLLDGD
- a CDS encoding TMEM165/GDT1 family protein — its product is MNGKIFFTVFATVFLAELGDKTQLATMLFAADRHADKLTIFAAAALALICTSAIGVLAGTLLSRYVETRQLAILAGVVFITIGIWTIAKAW
- a CDS encoding DUF2288 domain-containing protein, whose translation is MQKPATEKLKNEIGTADWPLLKPHAERGVLLLIHPQLDLLEVAVQVAEDRAEQIRMWLDDGKITRPTPTQMEQWETGNTIFTCIIVQPFVLVQLPS
- the pyk gene encoding pyruvate kinase, with the protein product MIRANLGRHAKIVATLGPASSLVEMIAALIVAGMNVARINMSHGTYESHAALIKNIREASRETGLEVAILIDLQGPKIRIDKLSAPLQLRKGETWMIGATKARNRHPEYHDRFIPTTYERLVSDCRDGDRILFADGMISARAVARKGDTYQIKVEVGGELTSNKGINLPDSIVTTSSFTEKDRLDLAFGLKHQIDYVALSFVRKREDVLQVKEAISKQENDIPVVAKIENPEGIKNILEIIEAADAIMVARGDMGVEIGNHLVPTIQKQIINRCNNQGVPVITATQMLESMIESPIPTRAEASDVANAIWDGTDAVMLSAETASGKYPLAAISMMGKIISEAEKTPKERPSLRNLDLARVDDAIMLTASLLAEKIGAKRILAVSESGHSCLRITQYRPRVSILGISHHRRVVRKMCLFWGVSPFFLKDYQEDHPDLETDVIREVRERCQLNNGDRIVITRGSGKFFASGSANSVRVETINLNPMEQ
- a CDS encoding TraB/GumN family protein, producing MSPNEQELTLPNRVQKLAVNDKTVYLLGTAHVSRESVEDVEKTIRLIRPDAVGVELCLARYQALNRQDAWKQMDIVKVVREKKALFLLAQLAMTSFYRKIGDQLGVQPGAEMIAGYQVAEETGATLVLADRSIEITLKRVWGYLNFWNKLKMTGHLLFSLLSSEEIDAGLIEEMKEQDQLDHILESLGESFPEVKKRLIDERDIYLAQKIREAPGKTVVAVVGAGHVPGIMKYIQEDHDLKSITSLPPKSWVPGVLKWAIPGLIVAMLIGGFFKGGSQFSLHSIYIWILVNGLLAGLGAAVALAHPLTILSSILAAPLTSLNPLVAAGWISGMVQAYVKKPTVADLEDLPNAISSVKGFWLNPACRILLVVVLANLGSSIGTFISGSWIAARMF